A single region of the Drosophila takahashii strain IR98-3 E-12201 chromosome 2R, DtakHiC1v2, whole genome shotgun sequence genome encodes:
- the GstE2 gene encoding glutathione S-transferase 1, translating into MTGVLVLYGMDISPPVRACKLTLRALNLDYEYKEINLLEREHLSEDFLKKNPQHTVPLLDDNGTFIWDSHAIVCYLVDKYGKSDELYPRDLVKRARVDQRLFFDASILFMSLRNVSLPYFYHQVNVVPKEKVDSIKDAYGHLETFLGDNPYLTGSNITLADFCCAATASALAAVLELDQQKYPKVAAWLKRLSSLPHYEEDSSRSLEKYINMLKPGLKFEQ; encoded by the coding sequence ATGACGGGTGTTTTAGTATTGTATGGCATGGACATCAGTCCCCCAGTCCGTGCTTGTAAACTGACTTTGCGAGCCCTGAACTTGGACTACGAATACAAGGAAATAAATCTTCTGGAAAGAGAGCACCTCAGCGAAGATTTCCTTAAGAAGAACCCTCAACACACCGTGCCGCTACTCGATGATAATGGAACATTCATCTGGGACTCACATGCCATTGTTTGCTACCTGGTGGACAAGTACGGCAAATCGGATGAGCTCTATCCCAGGGATCTGGTAAAGCGGGCTCGAGTGGATCAGCGACTGTTCTTCGATGCGAGTATTTTATTCATGTCCCTGCGGAATGTTAGTTTGCCCTATTTCTATCACCAAGTGAACGTGGTGCCCAAGGAGAAGGTCGATAGCATCAAAGATGCCTACGGCCATTTGGAGACCTTTCTCGGTGACAATCCCTATCTAACTGGATCAAATATAACCCTGGCTGATTTCTGTTGCGCAGCCACTGCCTCCGCACTGGCTGCTGTGCTCGAATTGGATCAGCAAAAATATCCCAAGGTGGCGGCCTGGCTCAAGCGTCTTTCCAGTTTGCCCCATTACGAGGAAGACAGCTCTCGCAGCTTGGAGAAATACATTAATATGCTGAAGCCCGGCTTAAAATTTGAgcaataa
- the LOC108069280 gene encoding glutathione S-transferase 1-like, with amino-acid sequence MSSSGLVLYGTDLSPCVRAVKLTLKALNLNYEFKEVNLQKGEHLQEDFLKKNPQHTVPVLEDNGTFLWDSHAISAYLVDKYAKSDELYPKDLVKRAIINQRLIFDASVTFASLANVVGPFFANGITEVPQEKLDTVHRGLKLLETFLGSSQYLAGDKLTVADLTAGPTVSSLRAAVDIEPVEYPKVTAWLDRLNQIPYYKEINEGPVQGYVGFLRSQWTKLGA; translated from the coding sequence ATGTCGAGCTCTGGACTAGTACTTTATGGAACGGACCTTAGTCCCTGTGTGAGGGCCGTCAAACTGACCCTCAAGGCCCTGAATTTGAACTACGAATTCAAGGAGGTGAATCTTCAGAAGGGCGAGCATCTTCAAGAGGATTTCTTGAAGAAGAACCCCCAGCACACGGTGCCCGTTCTGGAGGATAACGGCACCTTCCTCTGGGACTCGCACGCCATCTCTGCCTACTTGGTGGATAAGTACGCCAAGTCTGACGAGCTGTATCCCAAGGATCTGGTCAAGCGGGCGATCATCAATCAACGTCTGATCTTCGATGCCAGCGTTACCTTTGCCAGCTTGGCCAACGTAGTTGGTCCCTTCTTTGCGAACGGAATTACTGAGGTGCCCCAGGAAAAACTGGACACCGTTCATAGGGGTCTGAAGCTGCTGGAGACCTTCCTGGGCAGCAGTCAATATCTGGCCGGCGATAAACTGACCGTCGCCGACCTGACCGCTGGACCCACAGTCAGTTCCCTTCGCGCTGCAGTCGACATCGAACCAGTGGAGTACCCCAAGGTCACCGCCTGGCTGGATCGCCTTAACCAAATTCCCTACTACAAGGAAATCAACGAGGGCCCGGTGCAGGGCTACGTTGGCTTCCTTCGCAGCCAGTGGACCAAACTGGGTGCCTAA
- the GstE9 gene encoding glutathione S-transferase 1, producing MGKLVLYGVEASPPVRACKLTLDALGLQYEYKLVNLLAGEHRSKEFTLKNPQHTVPMLEDDGKCIWESHAICAYLVRRYAKDDALYPKDYFKRALVDQRLHFESGVLFQGCIRNIAAPLFYKNETEVPRSKIDAIYEAYDFLEVFIGSQPYLCGTGITIADYSMVSSVSSLVGLAAVDEKRYPKLSGWLNRMAGQPNYQSLNGNGAQMLIDMFSSKITKIV from the coding sequence ATGGGAAAATTAGTACTTTACGGCGTAGAGGCCAGTCCGCCGGTGCGGGCCTGTAAACTGACCCTCGACGCTCTGGGACTTCAGTACGAGTACAAGCTGGTGAACCTGCTGGCCGGGGAGCACAGAAGCAAGGAGTTCACCCTGAAGAATCCGCAGCACACGGTGCCCATGCTGGAAGACGATGGCAAGTGCATCTGGGAGAGCCACGCCATTTGCGCTTACCTTGTAAGGCGCTATGCCAAGGACGATGCTTTGTATCCCAAGGATTACTTCAAACGCGCTCTGGTGGATCAGCGCCTGCACTTTGAGTCGGGCGTATTGTTCCAGGGCTGCATTCGTAATATTGCCGCTCCGTTGTTCTACAAAAACGAGACAGAGGTTCCGCGATCCAAGATCGACGCAATCTACGAGGCCTATGATTTTCTGGAGGTCTTCATTGGCAGTCAGCCGTACCTCTGCGGCACGGGCATAACCATCGCCGACTACAGTATGGTCTCCTCGGTTTCCAGCCTTGTGGGCTTGGCCGCAGTCGATGAGAAGCGCTATCCCAAGCTGAGTGGCTGGCTGAACAGGATGGCCGGACAGCCTAATTATCAGTCACTCAACGGAAACGGCGCACAGATGCTGATCGACATGTTTAGCTCGAAGATCACGAAGATTGTGTAA
- the LOC108069370 gene encoding LOW QUALITY PROTEIN: glutathione S-transferase 1 (The sequence of the model RefSeq protein was modified relative to this genomic sequence to represent the inferred CDS: inserted 2 bases in 1 codon), which produces MSKLILYGTEASPPVRAVKLTLAALDVPYEYVKINTLAKETLSPEFLKKNPQHTVPTLEDDGHFIWDSHAISAYLVSKYGKNDSLYPKDLLQRAVVDQRLHFESGVVFAGGLRSITKPLFAXLAKERYDAVIEIYDFVETFLTGNDYIAGDHLTIADFSLITSITALAAFVDIDPVKYSKITAWIKKLEKLPYFEDANGQGARVLVDLLKKFNFTFAS; this is translated from the exons ATGTCCAAGTTGATTCTTTATGGCACAGAGGCTAGTCCTCCAGTTCGGGCGGTTAAACTGACCTTGGCCGCCCTTGATGTGCCCTACGAGTACGTGAAAATAAACACCCTGGCCAAGGAGACGCTTTCCCCGGAGTTCCTGAAGAAGAATCCCCAGCACACGGTGCCCACTTTGGAGGACGATGGCCACTTCATCTGGGATTCTCATGCAATCAGTGCTTATCTGGTGTCCAAGTACGGAAAGAACGACAGTCTCTACCCGAAAGATCTCCTCCAGCGGGCTGTGGTGGATCAGCGACTGCACTTCGAGTCCGGAGTGGTTTTCGCCGGCGGACTAAGAAGCATCACCAAACCACTTTTCGC TCTGGCCAAAGAGCGTTACGATGCCGTCATAGAGATCTACGACTTTGTGGAGACCTTTCTCACCGGGAACGATTACATTGCTGGAGATCACTTGACCATTGCGGACTTTAGCCTCATCACATCAATCACCGCTTTGGCCGCATTTGTGGACATCGATCCAgttaaatattccaaaatcaCTGCCTGGATTaaaaagctggaaaaactACCTTATTTTGAAGACGCCAACGGCCAGGGAGCCCGGGTATTGGTAGACCttcttaaaaagtttaattttaccTTCGCTTCTTAA
- the LOC108069397 gene encoding glutathione S-transferase 1-like: MTKLTLYGLEASPPVRAAKLALAALDVPYEFVEVNTLAKENLSEEFLKKNPQHTVPTLEDDGHFIWDSHAIIAYLVSKYGKTDSLYPKDLLQRAVVDQRLHFESGVIFANGLRSITKPLFAAGQTKIPKERYDAIIEIYDFLETFLAGNDYIAGGQLTIADFSIISTVTSLEAFVEVDTAKYPKVTAWIKRLQQLPYYEEANGNGARTFESFIKKTNFSFES, encoded by the coding sequence ATGACCAAGTTGACTCTGTACGGTTTGGAGGCGAGTCCGCCAGTTCGCGCCGCTAAATTGGCTCTGGCCGCCCTGGATGTGCCCTACGAATTCGTGGAGGTAAACACCCTGGCCAAGGAGAATCTCTCTGAGGAGTTCCTGAAGAAGAATCCCCAGCACACGGTGCCCACTTTGGAGGACGATGGCCACTTTATCTGGGACTCGCATGCCATCATTGCCTATCTGGTGTCCAAATACGGCAAGACCGACAGTCTCTACCCGAAAGATCTCCTCCAGCGGGCTGTGGTGGATCAGCGATTGCACTTCGAGTCCGGAGTGATCTTTGCCAACGGTCTGAGAAGCATCACCAAGCCACTTTTCGCCGCTGGCCAAACGAAGATTCCCAAGGAGCGTTACGATGCGATCATTGAGATCTACGACTTCCTGGAGACCTTCCTCGCCGGTAATGATTACATTGCCGGTGGTCAGCTGACAATTGCCGACTTCAGCATCATCTCGACTGTGACCTCGCTGGAGGCTTTTGTGGAGGTGGACACGGCGAAATACCCGAAGGTCACTGCCTGGATCAAGCGACTGCAACAGCTTCCCTACTACGAGGAGGCCAACGGCAATGGAGCCCGTACATTCGAGTCCTTTATTAAGAAGACTAATTTTAGCTTCGAATCTTAG
- the LOC108069272 gene encoding glutathione S-transferase 1-like, translating to MSGIVLYGLDISPPVRSCQLTLRALELEYEFKVVDLLAGEHRKEEFLQKNPQHTIPLLDDNGVLVCDSHAIVCYLVGKYAKSDELYPKDLVKRAQVDHRLYFDASALFMPLRNICAPYFCNNVTEISREKADNVRDGYGHLETFLGDNPYVTGDTLTVADFCCAATASSLLAFVQLEADKYPKVIAWLERLQELPYYEEANGVGARKYVDLLKDQLTLL from the coding sequence ATGTCGGGTATTGTGCTTTACGGCTTGGACATTAGTCCCCCAGTGAGATCCTGTCAGCTGACTCTGCGGGCCCTGGAGTTGGAGTACGAGTTCAAGGTGGTGGATCTCCTGGCGGGGGAACATCGCAAGGAGGAGTTCCTCCAGAAGAATCCCCAGCACACCATTCCGCTGCTCGATGATAATGGAGTGCTCGTCTGCGACTCGCATGCCATCGTTTGCTATCTGGTGGGCAAGTATGCCAAGTCGGACGAGCTCTATCCCAAGGATCTGGTGAAGCGGGCACAGGTGGATCATCGCCTGTACTTCGATGCCAGTGCTCTGTTCATGCCTCTGCGGAATATCTGTGCTCCTTACTTTTGCAACAATGTCACGGAGATTTCGCGTGAAAAGGCCGACAATGTACGGGATGGCTATGGCCATTTGGAGACCTTCCTGGGCGACAATCCCTACGTAACCGGGGATACCCTCACCGTGGCCGATTTCTGCTGTGCCGCCACAGCCTCTTCCCTGCTGGCCTTTGTCCAGCTGGAGGCCGACAAGTATCCGAAGGTCATCGCCTGGCTGGAGCGCCTCCAGGAACTACCCTACTACGAGGAGGCCAATGGCGTCGGGGCCAGGAAGTACGTGGACTTGCTGAAGGACCAACTGACCCTTCTGTAG
- the LOC108069398 gene encoding glutathione S-transferase 1-like — MVKLTLYGLDPSPPVRAVKLTLAALNLPYEYVNVDIVAREHLSSAYVEKNPQHTVPTLDDDGHFIWDSHAIIAYLVSKYADSDALYPKDLLQRAVVDQRLHFETGVVFANGIRSISKPVIFFGQTKVPKERYDAIIEIYDFVETFLKGHDYIAGDQLTIADFSLVSSVSSLVAFVDFDPVKYSNISAWIKRLEQLPYYEDANAKGARQLIAIVKKTNFTFES, encoded by the coding sequence ATGGTTAAACTGACTCTATACGGTTTGGATCCCAGCCCTCCAGTTCGCGCTGTAAAGCTGACTTTGGCCGCTCTCAATCTGCCCTACGAATATGTAAACGTTGATATCGTGGCTCGGGAGCACCTTTCATCGGCCTACGTGGAGAAGAACCCGCAGCATACGGTGCCCACTTTGGACGATGATGGTCACTTCATCTGGGACTCGCACGCAATCATTGCCTATCTGGTCTCTAAATACGCCGATTCCGATGCGCTTTACCCCAAAGATCTGCTCCAGCGGGCTGTTGTGGATCAGCGGCTGCACTTTGAGACGGGCGTGGTGTTTGCCAATGGAATTAGAAGCATTTCCAAGCCAGTGATCTTCTTTGGACAGACCAAAGTGCCAAAGGAGCGTTACGATGCCATTATCGAGATCTACGACTTTGTAGAGACCTTCCTCAAGGGACACGATTACATTGCTGGCGATCAACTGACCATAGCGGACTTCAGTCTCGTCTCTTCGGTGTCTTCTCTCGTGGCCTTTGTGGACTTTGACCCGGTCAAATATTCCAATATCAGTGCTTGGATCAAACGGCTGGAACAGCTTCCCTACTACGAGGATGCCAATGCCAAGGGTGCCCGCCAGTTGATCGCAATTGTCAAGAAGACCAATTTTACATTTGAATCCTGA
- the LOC108069389 gene encoding glutathione S-transferase 1-like, protein MGKLTLYGIDGSPPVRSVLLTLNALGVEFEYKIVNLLEKEHLKPEFLKINPLHTVPTLDDDGFVLSDSHAINSYLVSKYGKDDSLYPKDLKKRAIVDQRLHYDSSVVTSTGRAITFPLFWENNSEIPKARIDALEGVYKSLNLFLNSGDYLAGDNLTIADFHVAAALTGFVVFLPVDATKYPKLAGWSQRIKRLPYYEEANGSRAAQIIEFIKSKNFTIV, encoded by the coding sequence ATGGGAAAACTTACGCTTTACGGAATCGACGGAAGTCCTCCAGTCCGCTCCGTGCTCCTCACCTTGAACGCCCTGGGTGTGGAGTTCGAGTACAAGATTGTCAATCTTCTGGAGAAGGAGCACTTAAAGCCCGAGTTCCTTAAGATAAATCCCCTGCACACGGTGCCCACCCTGGATGATGATGGGTTTGTTCTGTCCGACAGCCATGCCATTAATTCATATCTAGTGAGCAAATATGGCAAGGACGACTCCCTGTATCCCAAGGATCTGAAGAAGCGGGCGATCGTTGATCAGCGTCTGCACTACGACTCCAGTGTGGTCACTTCCACCGGCAGGGCTATCACCTTCCCGCTCTTCTGGGAGAACAACTCGGAGATTCCAAAGGCCAGAATCGATGCCCTGGAAGGTGTCTACAAGTCGTTGAATCTTTTCTTGAATTCTGGCGATTATCTGGCCGGCGATAACCTGACCATTGCCGATTTCCACGTCGCTGCCGCTTTGACCGGATTTGTGGTCTTCCTGCCCGTGGATGCCACCAAATATCCCAAACTGGCCGGCTGGAGCCAGCGCATCAAGAGGCTGCCATACTACGAGGAAGCCAACGGTTCCCGGGCTGCCCAAATCATCGAGTTCATCAAGAGCAAGAACTTTACTATTGtctaa
- the LOC108069268 gene encoding glutathione S-transferase 1-like: protein MSSSGIVLYGVDLSPCVRTIKLVLKALNLDYEYKEVNLEAGEHLSENYLKMNPQHTVPVLDDNGIFLWDSHAIAAYLVDKYAKSDELYPKDLVKRAIINQRLFFDASVIFASVANVTGPFWINGITVVPQEKIDTIHRGLALLEAFLSSSPYLAGDSLTLADLSTGPTVTALPVAVDIDPEVYPKVTAWLDRLNQIPYFKEINEAPAQGYVDFLRSQWTKLGDK, encoded by the coding sequence ATGTCGAGCTCGGGAATTGTACTTTATGGAGTGGACCTAAGTCCCTGTGTGAGGACCATCAAACTGGTGCTCAAGGCGCTGAATTTGGACTACGAATACAAGGAGGTGAATCTCGAAGCAGGCGAGCATCTGAGCGAGAATTACCTGAAGATGAACCCGCAACACACGGTGCCCGTACTGGATGATAATGGAATTTTTCTGTGGGACTCGCACGCCATCGCCGCCTACTTGGTGGATAAGTACGCCAAGTCGGATGAGCTGTATCCCAAGGATCTGGTCAAGCGGGCGATCATCAACCAACGTCTGTTCTTCGACGccagtgttatttttgccagtGTAGCCAACGTAACTGGCCCCTTCTGGATAAATGGCATTACTGTGGTGCCCCAGGAAAAAATAGACACTATTCACAGGGGTCTGGCGCTGCTGGAGGCCTTCCTCAGCAGCAGTCCCTATCTGGCCGGCGATTCATTGACCCTCGCTGATCTGAGCACTGGACCCACTGTGACCGCCCTGCCCGTCGCAGTCGATATTGATCCGGAGGTCTATCCCAAGGTCACTGCCTGGCTGGATCGCCTCAACCAGATCCCCTACTTCAAGGAGATCAACGAGGCTCCGGCACAGGGATACGTCGACTTCCTTCGCAGCCAGTGGACCAAACTGGGCGATAAGTGA
- the GstE4 gene encoding glutathione S-transferase 1: MGKISLYGLDASPPTRACLLTLKALDLPYDYVFVNLFEKENFSEDYSKKNPQHTVPLLQDDDACIWESHAIMAYLVEKYAASDELYPKDLLQRAKVDQLMHFESGVVFEGALRRLTRPVLFCGEPTLPRNQVDHVNQVYDFVETFLDDHDYLAGDHLTIADFSIVSTITSIGVFQELDLAKYPKIAAWLERLKELPYYEEANGSGAAQFVELLKSKNFTVVP, encoded by the coding sequence ATGGGTAAGATCTCGCTGTACGGATTGGACGCTAGTCCGCCCACTCGGGCTTGTCTGCTCACCCTGAAGGCCCTGGATCTGCCCTATGACTATGTGTTTGTCAACCTGTTCGAGAAGGAGAATTTCAGCGAGGATTACTCGAAGAAGAATCCGCAGCACACGGTGCCACTGCTGCAGGACGACGATGCCTGCATCTGGGAGTCGCATGCCATAATGGCCTATCTGGTGGAGAAGTATGCGGCCAGCGATGAGCTGTATCCCAAGGATCTGCTGCAGCGGGCCAAGGTCGATCAGCTAATGCACTTCGAGTCGGGCGTTGTTTTCGAGGGCGCTCTAAGGAGACTCACCCGTCCGGTGCTCTTCTGCGGCGAACCCACCCTGCCCCGGAATCAGGTGGATCACGTTAACCAGGTCTACGACTTTGTGGAGACCTTTCTCGATGATCACGATTACTTGGCCGGTGACCATTTAACAATAGCCGACTTCAGCATTGTCTCGACCATCACCTCGATTGGAGTTTTCCAAGAGCTGGATCTGGCCAAGTATCCCAAGATTGCCGCCTGGCTGGAAAGGCTCAAAGAGCTGCCCTACTACGAGGAGGCCAACGGCAGCGGGGCCGCCCAGTTTGTGGAGCTCTTAAAGTCCAAGAACTTCACCGTAGTGCCTTAA
- the LOC108069408 gene encoding glutathione S-transferase 1-like has product MSSSGIVLYGTDFSPCVRSVRLTLKALNLDYEFKEVNLQKGEHMSEEYLKKNPQHTVPVLDDNGTILWDSHAIATYLVDKYAKSDELYPKDLVKRAIINQRLFFEASVTYPGLSNIVRPFWFSGVTEVAQEKLDTVHRGLKLLESFLASSPYLVGDSLTLADLISGPTVSALRAAVDIETVEYPKVTAWLDRLNQTPYYEEINEGPVQAYVSFLRSQWTKLGA; this is encoded by the coding sequence ATGTCGAGCTCTGGAATAGTACTGTATGGAACGGATTTTAGTCCCTGTGTGAGGTCCGTTCGACTGACACTCAAGGCCCTCAATTTGGACTACGAATTTAAAGAGGTGAATCTCCAGAAGGGCGAGCATATGAGCGAAGAATACCTGAAGAAGAACCCCCAGCACACGGTGCCCGTACTGGATGATAACGGAACCATTCTCTGGGACTCCCACGCCATCGCCACCTATTTGGTGGATAAGTACGCCAAATCGGACGAGCTGTATCCCAAGGATCTGGTCAAGCGGGCGATCATCAATCAACGCCTGTTCTTCGAGGCCAGCGTTACCTATCCAGGATTATCCAACATAGTCCGTCCCTTCTGGTTTAGCGGTGTTACTGAGGTGGCTCAGGAGAAACTGGACACGGTACACAGGGGTCTCAAGTTGCTGGAGTCCTTCTTGGCAAGCAGTCCATATCTGGTGGGTGATTCCCTGACCCTGGCCGACCTAATCAGTGGACCCACAGTCAGTGCTCTTCGCGCTGCCGTCGACATTGAAACAGTGGAGTACCCCAAGGTCACTGCCTGGCTGGATCGCCTTAATCAGACCCCTTACTACGAGGAAATCAATGAGGGGCCGGTTCAGGCCTACGTCAGCTTCCTTCGCAGCCAGTGGACCAAACTTGGTGCCTGA
- the imd gene encoding protein immune deficiency has product MSKLRNLLPTIFGGKEAAAQNPAAPEEGRLERDAAPVDDDGEQDNNNSGALALPSSAGTPTASADLTESVLRELSDPNYNSMDVVQSANIPGTLSSAQTNNTMNVHSAQQQVVMNFSNASNLHFGSVYNINQNLSASSSRKGSCTDEAVASPEGKQQRCNVARKTVSIVTMMQSQEEPDVRLLDAVATHLGEGWKQVMRDLGQSEGQIDQAIIDHQMHGNIREVIYQLLLQWVRSSENGVATVGRLTTLLWESQHRDCVQRMKLVWKALEKRKTNS; this is encoded by the exons ATGTCGAAGCTCAGGAATCTGTTGCCCACAATCTTTGGCGGGAAGGAGGCGGCGGCGCAGAATCCAGCGGCCCCCGAGGAGGGACGCCTGGAAAGAGATGCAGCGCCCGTGGACGACGACGGCGAGCAAgataacaacaacagcggaGCCCTGGCGCTGCCCTCCTCCGCTGGCACGCCCACCGCCTCCGCGGATCTCACCGAATCCGTGCTGCGCGAGCTCAGCGATCCCAACTACAACTCCATGGACGTGGTGCAGTCCGCCAATATTCCGGGCACCCTGAGCAGCGCCCAAACGAACAACACAATGAACGTGCACAGCGCCCAGCAACAGGTGGTCATGAACTTCTCGAATGCCAGCAATCTGCACTTCGGCTCCGTCTACAACATCAACCAGAACCTGAGCGCCAGTAGCTCGCGCAAGGGAAGTTGCACGGACGAGGCAGTCGCCTCACCGGAGGGCAAGCAACAGCGCTGCAATGTCGCCCGCAAAACGGTCAGCATCGTGACCATGATGCAGTCACAGGAGGAGCCGGATGTGCGTTTGCTCGACGCGGTGGCCACACATCTGGGCGAGGGATGGAAGCAGGTGATGCGGGACCTCGGCCAGTCGGAGGGTCAAATCGATCAGGCCATAATCGACCACCAAATGCACGGCAATATCCGAGAG GTGATTTACCAGCTGCTGCTCCAGTGGGTTCGGAGCTCGGAGAACGGTGTGGCCACCGTCGGACGTCTCACAACGCTGCTGTGGGAGTCCCAGCATCGCGACTGCGTGCAGCGAATGAAACTGGTTTGGAAGGCACTGGAGAAACGCAAGACCAACAGCTAG
- the LOC138911804 gene encoding glutathione S-transferase 1-1-like → MGKLTLYGIDGSPPVRSVLLTLNALGVEFEYKIVNLMAGDHLKPEYLKINPLHTVPTLDDDGFYINDSHAINSYLVSKYGKDDSLYPKDLQKRAIVDQRLHYDSSVLSSTGRGLSAPLREGKTEIPKARFDALEEVYKTLDYFLESNDFLAGQNLTIADFHVIAVLSTTLFFRDVDATKYPKLADWIQRIKKLPYYEEANGSRMSQVAAFIKSKKYTIV, encoded by the coding sequence ATGGGAAAACTCACTCTGTACGGAATCGACGGAAGTCCTCCGGTTCGTTCGGTGCTCCTAACCCTCAACGCCTTGGGTGTGGAATTCGAGTACAAGATCGTAAACCTAATGGCTGGGGACCACCTGAAGCCGGAATATCTCAAGATCAATCCACTTCACACGGTTCCCACTTTGGATGACGATGGTTTCTACATCAACGACAGCCATGCCATTAATTCATATCTAGTGAGCAAATATGGCAAGGACGATTCCCTGTACCCCAAGGATCTGCAAAAGCGGGCCATTGTTGATCAGCGTTTGCACTACGACTCGAGTGTTTTGTCCAGCACGGGTCGTGGTCTCTCCGCTCCTTTGAGAGAGGGTAAAACGGAGATCCCGAAAGCCAGGTTCGATGCTTTGGAGGAGGTCTATAAGACCCTCGACTACTTCCTGGAAAGCAACGACTTCCTGGCCGGCCAGAACTTAACCATCGCCGATTTCCACGTTATTGCTGTGCTATCCACAACACTGTTCTTCCGTGATGTGGATGCCACTAAATACCCCAAGCTGGCGGATTGGATTCAGCGCATCAAGAAGTTGCCCTACTATGAGGAGGCCAATGGATCCCGGATGTCGCAGGTTGCTGCCTTCATCAAAAGCAAAAAGTACACAATTGTGTAA